In Oreochromis aureus strain Israel breed Guangdong linkage group 20, ZZ_aureus, whole genome shotgun sequence, the following are encoded in one genomic region:
- the LOC120435180 gene encoding ninjurin-1-like has product MNHYATKKSAAQSMLDVALLMANSSQLKTVLYVGPQYRFYVPLIVLLSLSIALQVIVGLLLVFIVKCDLNDVRKHAKLNRMNNVATVFVFFTVLINIFITALGFQGHTISSPASPVPSVPERPLCPLT; this is encoded by the exons ATGAATCACTACGCCACTAAGAAGAGTGCGGCTCAGAGCATGTTGGACGTGGCCTTGCTCATGGCCAACTCGTCTCAGCTGAAGACCGTCCTTTATGTGGGTCCGCAGTATCGTTTCTATGTCCCCCTCATCGTGCTGCTGTCCCTGTCCATCGCGTTACAGGTCATAGTGGGGCTGCTGCTCGTCTTCATTG TGAAGTGCGATCTCAACGATGTGAGGAAACACGCCAAACTCAACAGAATGAATAATGTAGCAACAGTCTTTGTCTTCTTCACGGTTCTCATCAACATCTTCATCACAGCGCTGGGATTTCAGGGTCATACTATCAG CTCACCAGCCTCACCTGTTCCATCAGTACCAGAGCGTCCCCTCTGCCCATTGACCTGA